One genomic segment of Microbacterium sp. ProA8 includes these proteins:
- a CDS encoding rhomboid family intramembrane serine protease — MTSAPSTPSRGGTIVARIAQPLLLLAIMWVVRVLDDLLPGDANGEFGLRSWALDGLDGVLFGPGLHAGWSHLLANSVPLVVLGVLVALDGVGRFWAVTGIIAVVGGLGTWVFSAPGVVTVGASGLVFGYFGYLLIRAFVAPSLGHGILYALIATAVAVLYGGSMLAGVFGAPAGVSWQAHLFGAIGGGVAAILMRPRRAVAP; from the coding sequence GTGACGAGCGCACCTTCAACGCCCTCCCGCGGCGGCACCATCGTGGCCCGGATCGCTCAGCCGCTGCTCCTGCTCGCGATCATGTGGGTCGTCCGCGTGCTCGACGATCTGCTGCCCGGCGACGCGAACGGCGAATTCGGTCTCCGGTCGTGGGCGCTCGACGGACTCGACGGCGTGCTGTTCGGCCCGGGGTTGCACGCGGGATGGTCCCATCTGCTCGCCAACAGCGTCCCGTTGGTCGTCCTCGGGGTGCTGGTCGCGCTGGACGGCGTCGGCCGGTTCTGGGCGGTGACGGGCATCATCGCCGTCGTCGGCGGGCTGGGCACCTGGGTCTTCAGCGCGCCGGGAGTCGTCACCGTCGGCGCGTCGGGGCTGGTGTTCGGGTACTTCGGCTATCTGCTGATCCGGGCCTTCGTCGCGCCGTCGCTCGGCCACGGCATCCTCTACGCGCTCATCGCCACCGCGGTCGCCGTCCTGTACGGCGGCAGCATGCTCGCCGGGGTCTTCGGGGCGCCCGCGGGGGTGTCGTGGCAGGCCCACCTCTTCGGCGCGATCGGCGGAGGCGTCGCCGCGATCCTGATGCGGCCGAGACGCGCCGTCGCACCCTGA
- a CDS encoding heavy metal translocating P-type ATPase, translating into MAHADHSAHDHTAVAHADHGAHGAHGAHGGHAGHGADHVARFRRLFWINLVLAVPVVLFSGMFAMVLGYTLPDVSLVRWISPVLGTVMYFWGGWPFLTGAVSELRARKPGMMLLIGLAITVAFFASWGASLGLLHHELEFWWELALLIVIMLLGHWIEMRSLAQTTSALDSLAALLPDEAERVEGDRVVTVPPSELRVGDVVVVRPGGSVPADGRIVDGRADLDESMVTGESRPVARTTGDQVTAGTVATDSGLRVEVTATGDDTTLAGIQRLVAEAQNSTSRAQRLADRAAGWLFWFALGVAALTAVVWSAFGMPDEAVVRTITVLVIACPHALGLAIPLVVSIATERAARGGVLIKDRLALESMRSIGAVLFDKTGTLTKGEPTVMDVATASTPAALDADAVLALAASAEADSEHPLARAIVRAAQARGLALAAATGFESSPAVGITAHVDGHVVRVGGPRLLEEVGGADVAAAEQWRAKGAIILHVVRDGEVVGGLALADEIRPESRDAVAALQKLGVEVVMITGDAEPVARAVAEALGIRRVFAGVRPEDKERKVAELQGEGLKVAMVGDGVNDAPALARADVGIAIGAGTDVAIGSAGVILASSDPRSVLSVIELSRASYRKMTQNLWWAAGYNLISVPLAAGVLAPIGFVLPMSVGAILMSLSTVVVAVNAQLLRRLDLTPERSTQAVLDR; encoded by the coding sequence ATGGCTCACGCCGACCACTCCGCCCACGACCACACCGCAGTGGCTCACGCCGACCACGGTGCGCACGGCGCGCACGGCGCGCACGGGGGCCACGCGGGTCACGGCGCCGACCACGTCGCGCGCTTCCGGCGGCTGTTCTGGATCAACCTGGTGCTGGCGGTGCCCGTCGTCCTGTTCTCGGGCATGTTCGCGATGGTGCTGGGCTACACGCTCCCCGACGTGTCGCTCGTGCGCTGGATCTCGCCGGTGCTCGGGACGGTCATGTACTTCTGGGGCGGCTGGCCGTTCCTCACCGGCGCCGTCTCGGAGCTCCGCGCCCGCAAGCCCGGGATGATGCTCCTCATCGGCCTCGCCATCACCGTGGCGTTCTTCGCATCGTGGGGTGCGAGCCTCGGCCTGCTCCACCACGAGCTGGAGTTCTGGTGGGAGCTGGCGCTCCTCATCGTGATCATGCTGCTCGGCCACTGGATCGAGATGCGCTCGCTCGCGCAGACGACGTCGGCGCTCGACTCGCTCGCCGCTCTCCTTCCCGACGAGGCCGAGCGCGTCGAGGGCGACCGCGTCGTGACGGTGCCGCCCTCCGAGCTGCGCGTCGGCGATGTCGTCGTCGTCCGCCCCGGCGGCAGCGTTCCGGCCGACGGTCGCATCGTCGACGGACGCGCCGACCTCGACGAGTCGATGGTGACCGGAGAATCCCGCCCCGTAGCCCGCACCACGGGCGACCAGGTCACCGCGGGCACGGTCGCGACCGACTCCGGGCTGCGGGTGGAGGTCACCGCGACGGGGGACGACACCACGCTCGCCGGCATCCAGCGGCTCGTCGCCGAAGCCCAGAACTCGACGTCGCGCGCACAGCGCCTCGCCGACCGCGCGGCGGGCTGGCTGTTCTGGTTCGCGCTCGGCGTGGCCGCGCTCACCGCCGTGGTGTGGAGTGCGTTCGGGATGCCGGACGAGGCGGTCGTGCGCACCATCACGGTGCTCGTGATCGCCTGCCCCCACGCGCTGGGTCTCGCGATCCCGCTGGTGGTCTCGATCGCGACCGAGCGCGCCGCGCGCGGTGGTGTGCTGATCAAGGACCGGCTGGCGCTGGAGAGCATGCGCTCCATCGGCGCGGTGCTGTTCGACAAGACCGGCACCCTCACCAAGGGCGAGCCGACGGTGATGGATGTCGCGACCGCCTCCACCCCCGCTGCGCTCGACGCCGACGCGGTGCTGGCACTGGCGGCATCCGCCGAGGCCGACAGCGAGCACCCGCTCGCCAGGGCGATCGTCCGTGCCGCCCAGGCGCGCGGACTGGCGCTCGCCGCGGCCACCGGCTTCGAGTCGTCGCCCGCGGTCGGCATCACCGCGCACGTCGACGGGCACGTCGTCCGCGTGGGCGGCCCGCGCCTGCTCGAGGAGGTGGGCGGTGCGGACGTCGCCGCCGCAGAGCAGTGGCGCGCGAAGGGGGCGATCATCCTCCATGTCGTGCGCGACGGCGAGGTCGTCGGCGGGCTCGCACTCGCCGACGAGATCCGACCCGAATCGCGCGACGCCGTCGCCGCGCTCCAGAAGCTCGGCGTCGAGGTGGTCATGATCACCGGGGATGCCGAGCCCGTCGCCCGCGCGGTCGCCGAGGCTCTCGGCATCCGCCGTGTCTTCGCCGGTGTGCGTCCCGAAGACAAGGAGCGGAAGGTCGCGGAGCTGCAGGGCGAGGGCCTCAAGGTCGCGATGGTCGGAGACGGCGTGAATGACGCCCCCGCGCTGGCCCGCGCCGACGTGGGCATCGCGATCGGTGCCGGCACGGACGTCGCGATCGGGTCGGCGGGCGTGATCCTGGCGTCGAGCGATCCTCGGTCGGTGCTGTCAGTCATCGAACTGTCGCGTGCGAGCTACCGCAAGATGACGCAGAACCTCTGGTGGGCCGCGGGGTACAACCTGATCTCGGTGCCCCTCGCGGCGGGTGTGCTCGCTCCGATCGGATTCGTGCTGCCGATGTCGGTGGGCGCGATCCTGATGTCGCTGTCGACCGTCGTGGTCGCTGTGAACGCGCAGCTGCTGCGCCGGCTCGACCTGACCCCCGAGCGCAGCACCCAGGCCGTCCTCGACCGCTGA
- a CDS encoding dihydrofolate reductase family protein, whose amino-acid sequence MSERPYVTLSCAMSIDGYLDSAEPHRLAMSNAADLDRVDDVRSLHDAIMVGASTVRRDNPRLLVRDAARRARRLASGRRESPVKVTVTSSGDLAADAAFFTTGEGPRIVYCPQSRAAQLQERLGERAIVVGLGDDCVMMAALLDDLAAHRGVRSLMVEGGGTVLTQFLGADLVDELHLVVAPFFVGEDRAPRVVRSGAFPWTASRRARLADTRRIGDVVLLRYALSDRFGMLEPESAEPGREPVAAERP is encoded by the coding sequence ATGAGCGAGAGACCCTACGTGACCCTCAGCTGCGCGATGTCGATCGACGGCTATCTCGACAGCGCTGAGCCGCACCGGCTGGCGATGTCGAACGCGGCCGACCTCGACCGCGTCGACGATGTGCGTTCACTGCACGACGCGATCATGGTGGGCGCCTCGACGGTGCGCCGAGACAACCCGCGGCTGCTAGTGCGGGACGCCGCGCGGCGCGCGCGCCGGCTCGCCTCCGGGCGCCGGGAGTCTCCCGTGAAGGTGACGGTGACCTCGAGCGGCGACCTGGCCGCCGACGCCGCCTTCTTCACGACGGGGGAGGGGCCGCGGATCGTCTACTGCCCGCAGTCCCGGGCGGCGCAGCTGCAGGAACGGCTGGGCGAGCGCGCGATCGTCGTCGGACTCGGCGACGACTGCGTCATGATGGCCGCGCTGTTGGACGATCTCGCGGCGCACCGCGGCGTCCGGAGCCTCATGGTCGAGGGCGGCGGCACCGTGCTGACGCAGTTCCTCGGCGCGGACCTCGTCGACGAGCTTCATCTCGTCGTCGCGCCGTTCTTCGTCGGTGAAGACCGCGCGCCGCGGGTCGTGCGATCGGGAGCGTTCCCCTGGACCGCCTCGCGCCGGGCCCGGCTCGCGGACACCCGCCGGATCGGCGATGTGGTGCTGCTGCGCTACGCCCTCTCCGACCGGTTCGGCATGCTCGAGCCCGAGAGCGCCGAACCCGGGCGGGAGCCGGTCGCCGCCGAACGCCCGTGA
- a CDS encoding GNAT family N-acetyltransferase has product MTFTVRVPELSEAAEIADVHVVTWRETYTHLLPEGFFDEEYVEARRALWRRLLENPRDDWRVRVAERDGRIIGLATAGPSTATEGQDPPRERQLYMLYVLAAEYGHGAGQALFDEVLGDEPAVLWVAKENPRAIAFYRRNGFEFDGVEEAYPGIPALVDARMVR; this is encoded by the coding sequence ATGACGTTCACCGTGCGGGTCCCGGAGCTGAGCGAAGCAGCGGAGATCGCCGATGTCCACGTCGTGACGTGGCGCGAGACCTATACGCATCTCCTGCCCGAGGGGTTCTTCGACGAGGAGTACGTGGAGGCCCGCCGCGCGCTCTGGCGTCGGCTGCTGGAGAATCCGCGAGACGACTGGCGCGTCCGCGTCGCGGAGCGCGACGGCCGGATCATCGGGCTCGCGACGGCCGGTCCGAGCACGGCGACAGAGGGTCAGGACCCTCCGCGCGAGCGCCAGCTCTACATGCTCTACGTGCTCGCGGCCGAATACGGACACGGAGCGGGTCAGGCGCTGTTCGACGAAGTGCTCGGCGACGAGCCCGCGGTGCTGTGGGTCGCGAAGGAGAATCCGCGGGCGATCGCGTTCTACCGCCGCAACGGCTTCGAATTCGATGGCGTGGAGGAGGCGTATCCGGGCATCCCGGCGCTCGTCGACGCACGCATGGTGCGCTGA
- a CDS encoding DUF2510 domain-containing protein, translating to MKTTPPGWYDDGHGALRWWDGTQWTEHVAQPDAESSPAPTEAEIVAAQLGFEQQQPVGASETAAQVDAGAVPGPAGQPDGAAQPGYPAAQQYPPAAPGYPQGMYPGAPGAPAGGGFTAATEPRKSKLWIVWVVLGVVLLGIVIAAAVVIPLLFLSATSSSSQAGGAQSDDERSAVATVELYDEAWQDGDCETFTASTTEDFRTQSGFTDCVTFEEDSVRFDENFEDYEVTITDVETLGDEIAVTTNETFTALVDANGEPADPSPGSTVYYYTLVQADGAWVIDDLSYE from the coding sequence ATGAAGACGACTCCTCCCGGCTGGTACGACGACGGTCACGGCGCTCTGCGCTGGTGGGACGGGACGCAGTGGACGGAGCACGTCGCCCAGCCCGACGCCGAGTCGTCGCCGGCCCCCACGGAGGCGGAGATCGTCGCCGCCCAGCTCGGATTCGAGCAGCAGCAGCCGGTGGGAGCGAGCGAGACCGCCGCGCAGGTCGACGCGGGCGCGGTCCCCGGACCGGCCGGCCAGCCCGACGGCGCCGCCCAGCCCGGCTACCCCGCCGCGCAGCAGTATCCGCCTGCCGCCCCGGGATACCCGCAGGGCATGTACCCCGGTGCGCCCGGTGCGCCTGCCGGCGGAGGATTCACCGCAGCCACCGAGCCGCGCAAGTCGAAGCTCTGGATCGTCTGGGTCGTTCTCGGCGTGGTGCTGCTCGGCATCGTGATCGCGGCCGCCGTGGTCATCCCGCTGCTCTTCCTCTCGGCCACTTCGTCCTCCAGCCAGGCCGGCGGCGCCCAGTCCGACGACGAGCGCTCAGCGGTCGCCACGGTCGAGCTGTACGACGAGGCCTGGCAGGACGGCGACTGCGAGACGTTCACCGCCTCGACCACCGAAGACTTCCGCACCCAGAGCGGCTTCACCGACTGCGTCACCTTCGAAGAGGACTCCGTCCGCTTCGACGAGAACTTCGAGGACTACGAGGTCACGATCACCGACGTCGAGACTCTGGGCGACGAGATCGCTGTGACGACGAATGAGACGTTCACGGCACTCGTCGACGCCAACGGCGAGCCGGCAGACCCGTCGCCGGGTTCGACGGTGTACTACTACACGCTCGTCCAGGCCGACGGCGCGTGGGTGATCGACGACCTCTCGTACGAATGA
- a CDS encoding alpha/beta fold hydrolase has protein sequence MDIILVAGLWMGGWAWYQVAPALEEAGHRPVALTLPGMESADADRSAITLDDHVAAVVAAIDAAPGEKVILVGHSAGAGIVYAAADARPHRVARLILIGGFPTPDGAPLLSGYEPVGGELPLPDWSEFDEADLRDLGEGGMAAFRAYAIPSPAGVVTGIQHLHDDRRRAIPVTAVATEYSVADLRSWIDEGAAPVQEFATMEDVTFLDLPTGHWPQLTRPQSLVRLILAQPPLGDGTIAPEVETISAQTFHASEGVEDWRVLYWGAHAFFRAGSLAQGARLVAEIVPIAEELDHFPDIDLRPEGVFVKTFSRPDGALSRADADLAASVSRAARDLGLEPDPSALTVVGIAVAQGPDAHVRPFWSAALGYDPLGAEDAIDPLRRNPHVWFHPLAPPKPGRGRTHIDISVPRDQVQARIAAALAAGGRMTDDSHAPNYWTLTSPDNHGVDIAAWTDDSDFPG, from the coding sequence GTGGACATCATCCTGGTTGCAGGACTATGGATGGGCGGATGGGCGTGGTACCAGGTCGCACCCGCCCTCGAGGAGGCCGGCCACCGACCGGTCGCCCTGACGCTTCCCGGCATGGAGTCGGCCGACGCGGACCGCTCGGCGATCACTCTCGACGACCATGTCGCAGCCGTCGTGGCGGCGATCGACGCAGCGCCCGGCGAGAAGGTGATCCTCGTGGGGCATTCGGCAGGGGCCGGCATCGTCTATGCGGCAGCCGACGCCCGGCCGCACCGGGTGGCCCGGCTGATCCTGATCGGCGGCTTCCCGACGCCTGACGGCGCGCCGCTCCTCTCCGGCTATGAACCGGTCGGCGGCGAACTGCCGCTCCCCGATTGGAGCGAGTTCGACGAGGCAGACCTCCGCGACCTCGGTGAGGGCGGCATGGCGGCGTTCCGCGCGTACGCGATCCCCTCACCGGCCGGCGTGGTCACCGGCATCCAGCATCTGCACGACGACCGGCGCCGCGCGATCCCGGTCACCGCGGTGGCCACCGAGTACAGCGTCGCCGACCTGCGCTCCTGGATCGACGAGGGCGCCGCGCCCGTTCAGGAGTTCGCCACCATGGAGGACGTCACGTTCCTCGACCTGCCGACCGGGCACTGGCCGCAGCTGACCCGCCCGCAGTCGCTCGTGCGTCTCATCCTCGCCCAGCCGCCCCTCGGCGACGGCACGATCGCACCCGAGGTCGAGACGATCAGCGCGCAGACCTTCCACGCGTCCGAGGGCGTCGAGGACTGGCGCGTCCTCTACTGGGGTGCGCACGCGTTCTTCCGCGCCGGATCACTCGCGCAGGGCGCCCGCCTCGTCGCCGAGATCGTGCCGATCGCCGAGGAGCTCGATCACTTCCCCGACATCGACCTGCGCCCGGAGGGGGTGTTCGTCAAGACGTTCAGCCGGCCCGACGGGGCACTGAGCAGGGCGGATGCCGACCTTGCGGCATCCGTCTCCCGCGCCGCGCGTGACCTCGGCCTCGAGCCGGACCCCTCCGCGCTGACGGTCGTCGGCATCGCCGTCGCGCAGGGTCCCGACGCCCACGTGCGGCCGTTCTGGAGCGCCGCCCTGGGCTACGACCCGCTCGGCGCCGAGGACGCCATCGACCCGCTGCGTCGCAATCCGCACGTGTGGTTCCACCCGCTCGCGCCTCCGAAGCCCGGTCGCGGCCGCACGCACATCGACATCTCGGTGCCGCGCGACCAGGTGCAGGCGCGCATCGCCGCAGCGCTGGCCGCGGGCGGACGAATGACCGACGACTCCCACGCGCCCAACTACTGGACCCTGACGTCCCCCGACAACCACGGCGTCGACATCGCGGCGTGGACGGACGACTCGGACTTCCCCGGCTGA
- a CDS encoding CDP-alcohol phosphatidyltransferase translates to MNRPLAGAGSRAWRGRLAVATAVAVLLVLPLVPGALVAGSVLALLRIPVESIVILLVLALVPWARPRIVLAAAFGLFVCLAVVLAGIDVGYEAALGIHFVPLDWQQLGDAYGVVAAAIGAAPATALVAAAAVLVAGVATALAWAALRVDAAVRRDEGRGRAALAAMTAGWVAVAALAPPLGMPNPSAAAASTGAIGSAVSRTVAALHAREVVATAIADDPFAEVDADQLLTALRGKNVVFAFIESYGRVALEGDGVSDGVNALLRRGESTLAAEGYVAESAWLTSPTYGGASWLAHATLQTGVWIDSQTVYTEVVGSDRLTLSGAFAAGGWRTVSDVPSNTQDWPVGRDFYRFGTLLDATNVGYRGPRFGYARIPDQYTWKHFADHELAVAGQPVMAEIDLVSSHTPWAPLPELVAWSQIGDGSIFAGQPEASRPANEVWEDPKTVRRFYGLSIEYALGAMFSFLENVDDSNLVVVALGDHQPAAIVSGEDADRDVPISIITKDPAVLDAITAWGWEPGLQPAADSPVWRMDAFRDRFFTAFRSPH, encoded by the coding sequence GTGAACCGTCCGCTCGCCGGCGCGGGGTCGCGGGCATGGCGGGGCCGCCTCGCGGTCGCCACAGCCGTCGCCGTGCTTCTCGTCCTGCCGCTCGTACCCGGGGCGTTGGTCGCAGGGTCGGTGCTCGCCCTGCTGCGGATACCGGTCGAGTCGATCGTGATCCTCCTCGTCCTCGCGCTCGTGCCGTGGGCCCGGCCGCGCATCGTGCTCGCGGCCGCCTTCGGGCTGTTCGTCTGCCTGGCGGTGGTGCTCGCGGGCATCGATGTCGGCTACGAGGCCGCGCTCGGCATCCATTTCGTGCCCCTCGATTGGCAGCAGCTCGGCGACGCGTACGGGGTCGTCGCGGCGGCCATCGGCGCGGCACCCGCGACCGCCCTCGTCGCTGCGGCGGCCGTCCTGGTCGCGGGGGTGGCGACCGCGCTCGCGTGGGCCGCGCTGCGCGTGGACGCCGCGGTGCGCAGGGACGAAGGACGGGGCCGCGCCGCGCTCGCCGCCATGACCGCCGGATGGGTCGCCGTCGCCGCCCTGGCACCACCGCTGGGCATGCCCAACCCGTCGGCGGCTGCGGCATCCACCGGGGCCATCGGCTCGGCGGTGTCGCGGACCGTCGCTGCACTGCACGCGCGGGAGGTCGTCGCCACGGCGATCGCCGACGACCCGTTCGCCGAGGTCGACGCGGACCAGCTGCTCACCGCCCTCCGAGGCAAGAACGTCGTGTTCGCGTTCATCGAGAGCTACGGCAGGGTCGCGCTGGAGGGCGACGGCGTGTCGGACGGCGTCAACGCGCTGCTGCGCCGGGGCGAGAGCACGCTGGCCGCCGAAGGGTATGTCGCCGAGAGCGCCTGGCTGACTTCGCCGACCTACGGCGGTGCGAGCTGGCTCGCGCACGCGACGCTGCAGACGGGAGTCTGGATCGACTCGCAGACGGTCTACACCGAGGTGGTGGGCAGCGACCGCCTGACGCTCAGCGGTGCCTTCGCAGCCGGCGGGTGGCGGACGGTCAGCGACGTGCCGTCCAACACGCAGGACTGGCCGGTCGGTCGGGACTTCTACCGGTTCGGCACACTGCTGGACGCGACGAACGTCGGCTATCGCGGGCCCCGGTTCGGATACGCGCGCATCCCCGATCAGTACACGTGGAAGCACTTCGCCGACCACGAGCTCGCCGTTGCCGGCCAACCGGTGATGGCCGAGATCGACCTGGTCTCGTCGCATACGCCGTGGGCCCCGCTGCCGGAGCTCGTCGCGTGGTCGCAGATCGGAGACGGCTCGATCTTCGCCGGGCAGCCCGAGGCGAGCCGACCCGCGAATGAGGTCTGGGAGGACCCGAAGACAGTGCGGCGGTTCTATGGACTCTCGATCGAATACGCCCTGGGCGCCATGTTCTCGTTCCTCGAGAACGTCGATGACTCGAACCTGGTCGTCGTCGCGCTCGGCGATCATCAGCCGGCTGCGATCGTCAGCGGAGAGGATGCCGACCGCGACGTGCCGATCAGCATCATCACGAAGGACCCCGCCGTGCTCGACGCGATCACAGCGTGGGGCTGGGAGCCGGGTCTGCAGCCCGCCGCCGACTCACCGGTGTGGCGGATGGATGCCTTCCGCGACCGGTTCTTCACGGCCTTCCGGTCTCCGCACTGA
- a CDS encoding lysylphosphatidylglycerol synthase transmembrane domain-containing protein, whose amino-acid sequence MAWVMSMSPRLRSGARIVAALAVLVGTAAVVGAAPFLDGLAAVSPWTIVAAVALAAVATAAAAWRWRMMSTGFGLPLAWGDAFAAYYRSQFLNMVLPGGVVGDVQRAYVQGRMHDRLDLAARAVAAERIAGQLVQLVLTLAILLPLGLTSPLAPLAWISGAVALLIVAGIAIVALTPRGRAALAREYRMLRPVLSRPLTLLAITAASVVVLAAHTATFVVAGLAAGVHADPADLAVVALIVLAAAAIPVNVGGWGPREAVAAAAFALAGLGAGAGVAVSTAFGVLTIVAVAPGAVALLGDRFRSSRRRSMIERRRPV is encoded by the coding sequence GTGGCCTGGGTGATGAGCATGTCGCCGCGTCTGCGATCCGGTGCACGGATCGTGGCCGCGCTCGCGGTGCTGGTCGGGACGGCCGCCGTCGTCGGCGCCGCGCCCTTTCTCGACGGACTCGCGGCGGTCTCACCCTGGACGATCGTCGCCGCCGTCGCGCTCGCCGCGGTCGCCACCGCTGCGGCGGCCTGGCGGTGGCGGATGATGTCGACCGGATTCGGGCTGCCGCTCGCCTGGGGCGACGCCTTCGCCGCGTACTACCGGTCGCAGTTCCTCAACATGGTGCTGCCCGGCGGCGTTGTGGGCGACGTGCAGCGCGCGTACGTCCAGGGACGCATGCACGATCGCCTCGATCTCGCTGCCCGCGCGGTGGCGGCCGAGCGCATCGCCGGGCAGCTCGTGCAGCTCGTCCTCACGCTGGCGATCCTGCTGCCGCTCGGCCTGACGTCGCCGCTGGCCCCGCTCGCGTGGATCAGCGGGGCGGTCGCCCTGCTCATCGTCGCCGGCATCGCCATCGTGGCGCTCACTCCGCGGGGGCGCGCCGCGCTGGCCCGCGAGTACCGGATGCTGCGGCCCGTGCTCTCGCGGCCGCTGACGCTGCTCGCGATCACGGCGGCATCGGTCGTCGTCCTGGCCGCACACACCGCCACGTTCGTGGTGGCGGGGCTCGCCGCAGGCGTCCACGCCGACCCGGCCGATCTCGCAGTGGTCGCTCTGATCGTGCTCGCGGCTGCGGCGATCCCGGTCAATGTCGGAGGCTGGGGGCCGCGCGAGGCCGTCGCCGCCGCCGCGTTCGCGCTCGCCGGGCTGGGCGCCGGCGCCGGCGTCGCCGTCTCCACGGCGTTCGGCGTGCTCACGATCGTCGCCGTCGCGCCGGGTGCCGTGGCCCTCCTGGGGGACCGCTTCCGTTCGTCTCGCCGGAGGAGCATGATCGAGAGGAGGAGACCCGTATGA
- a CDS encoding sulfite exporter TauE/SafE family protein, which yields MTAPETERPPHDLRFYLVCVGIGLLAGLLSGLFGVGGGTVIVPFLVLLLRFDQRLAAGTSLAAIVPTAAVGVISYAVHGSVAWIPALLLAAGAVFGAQIGTWLLPRLSLTVLRWAFVGFLVAVIVSLFVVIPSRDAELTLTVLSGAALVALGVVTGILSGLIGVGGGIIVVPALMVLFGTSDLVAKGTSLLMMIPTAVSGTVGNMRRRNVDLVAAAIVGVAACTTTALGAWAAVLLDPFVANALFAVYLVVIAVQMALRAWRGRPRRA from the coding sequence ATGACCGCGCCCGAAACCGAGCGCCCTCCGCACGACCTCCGTTTCTACCTCGTCTGCGTCGGGATCGGACTGCTCGCAGGGCTGCTCTCCGGCCTGTTCGGCGTCGGCGGCGGAACGGTGATCGTGCCCTTCCTCGTGCTGCTGCTCCGCTTCGACCAGCGCCTCGCCGCCGGCACGTCGCTCGCGGCGATCGTCCCGACGGCGGCCGTGGGCGTGATCTCCTACGCCGTGCACGGCTCGGTGGCCTGGATCCCGGCGCTGCTGCTCGCGGCCGGCGCCGTGTTCGGCGCGCAGATCGGCACGTGGCTGCTCCCGCGACTGTCGCTGACGGTGCTGCGGTGGGCCTTCGTCGGGTTCCTCGTCGCCGTGATCGTGAGCCTCTTCGTCGTGATCCCGTCGCGCGACGCCGAGCTCACCCTCACCGTGCTGAGCGGCGCCGCACTGGTCGCCCTGGGCGTGGTCACCGGCATCCTGTCGGGCCTCATCGGCGTGGGCGGGGGGATCATCGTGGTCCCCGCCCTCATGGTGCTGTTCGGCACCAGCGACCTCGTGGCCAAGGGGACCTCGCTGCTCATGATGATCCCGACGGCCGTGTCGGGCACTGTCGGCAACATGCGTCGACGCAACGTCGACCTCGTCGCCGCCGCGATCGTGGGTGTCGCCGCGTGCACGACGACGGCGCTCGGCGCGTGGGCCGCGGTGCTCCTCGACCCGTTCGTGGCCAACGCGCTGTTCGCCGTCTACCTCGTGGTGATCGCCGTGCAGATGGCGCTGCGGGCCTGGCGCGGGCGTCCGCGCCGGGCGTGA
- a CDS encoding SAM-dependent methyltransferase, which yields MTSMSTATPDWLALRAPADDAARSTELARELGRLLAARRPSAAAPLVLHDLGAGTGSMTRWLAPQLPGRQRWVLRDGDADIVEHVDLDAVVDADGCRIDADVVVEDLAELPKDAFDGAAAVTASALLDVITHAEAAHIVAACVAADTPALFSLTVTGVVTLRPSARLDAVEQVLSAAFDDHQRRDADGRRMLGPDAVAATAELFAAAGWNVRTVPTPWRLKGRDSALTSEWLDGWIDAAVEWRPDLVDDAEAYRRLRLAQAAAGRLRVMVSHEDLLAWPG from the coding sequence ATGACCTCGATGTCGACGGCGACACCGGACTGGCTCGCACTGCGGGCGCCGGCCGACGACGCCGCGCGGTCGACGGAGCTCGCCCGGGAACTCGGCCGGCTGCTCGCCGCCCGTCGCCCGAGCGCGGCCGCCCCCCTCGTGCTCCACGACCTGGGCGCGGGCACCGGCTCGATGACCCGCTGGCTCGCACCGCAGCTGCCTGGCCGGCAGCGCTGGGTGCTGCGCGACGGGGACGCCGACATCGTCGAGCACGTGGACCTCGATGCCGTCGTCGACGCCGATGGCTGTCGGATCGACGCGGACGTCGTCGTCGAAGACCTCGCCGAGCTGCCGAAGGATGCGTTCGACGGCGCAGCGGCGGTGACGGCATCCGCCCTCCTCGACGTCATCACGCATGCGGAGGCCGCGCACATCGTCGCGGCATGCGTCGCCGCGGACACTCCCGCGCTCTTCAGCCTCACCGTCACAGGCGTCGTGACGCTGCGCCCGTCCGCGCGGCTGGATGCCGTCGAACAGGTCCTCAGCGCCGCCTTCGACGACCACCAGCGACGGGACGCCGACGGGCGACGGATGCTGGGACCCGATGCCGTCGCCGCGACGGCCGAGCTGTTCGCCGCCGCCGGATGGAACGTCCGCACGGTGCCGACACCCTGGCGCCTGAAGGGACGAGACAGCGCGCTGACGAGCGAATGGCTGGACGGGTGGATCGACGCCGCCGTCGAATGGCGGCCGGACTTGGTGGACGACGCGGAGGCGTACCGCCGGCTTCGCCTGGCGCAGGCGGCCGCCGGCCGGCTGCGGGTGATGGTGTCGCACGAGGACCTGCTGGCGTGGCCTGGGTGA